From Candidatus Thermoplasmatota archaeon, the proteins below share one genomic window:
- a CDS encoding DUF1428 domain-containing protein: protein MAAKYVDIAFIPIAKKNVLAYKKMAKRAARVWRDHGALRYRECVGEDLTPDMGGMPMRAYAALAGLGRSETLVIAQITFRSRAHRDRVNAKVMADPRMGKIMGGKPIYDMGRFTYGGFEVLIDA from the coding sequence ATGGCCGCGAAGTACGTCGACATCGCATTCATCCCGATCGCGAAAAAGAACGTCCTCGCCTACAAGAAAATGGCCAAGCGGGCCGCGCGCGTCTGGCGCGACCACGGCGCGCTCCGATACCGCGAATGCGTGGGCGAAGACCTGACCCCAGACATGGGCGGGATGCCGATGCGGGCCTATGCCGCGCTCGCGGGTCTCGGAAGGAGCGAGACCCTCGTCATCGCGCAGATCACCTTCCGATCGCGCGCGCACCGCGACCGCGTGAACGCCAAGGTCATGGCCGACCCGCGGATGGGCAAGATCATGGGCGGAAAGCCGATCTACGACATGGGCCGGTTCACGTACGGCGGATTCGAGGTCCTGATCGACGCGTGA
- a CDS encoding S8/S53 family peptidase: protein MHARPGPCFVVAALALAGCLGAPDLPLEAGAVDAAGVAPVFPTPIRDAKAVTDLAGGLTVACVSYSTRACFDYPIKLEGPGVVDARLRWSEPGARMTLHLLEGDRIVTDAFIARGAPSTNLSLRWGLDAPGDYTLRVMASVGYRLEVDFGPLPRPEGPPNATAPAGFGPHVILALTDTGVNPYHRAFYRPHLTAHPCTYIRDFSCDIPALNLTVGGDNWKEAVAADEAVWKSIARETIYWIPQTVFVAVRCDRVYESSSAFGSLFGDVCLLDEGDGWWAGHGTGTVSIAVWENPDVLVAFNEGYDPTVFAASGIPVDVVSHSWGSGTPMPYPAAARETLPCRAQRHAPVFVKAAGNDARAVPTDCQTGASHVIAAGGGFPSPPTHHVLSANVVDVESYMMPPWAARDSVANVHAPGSWGGTSFATPTIAGALSKVILEVRRASGYDGGLTADGYVDPRLGIKAGDLRDAMNRTATYTPKARHVWIDPANQIPVNPAAPWLQWGWGFFDGAVAEDAIAHLLKTRVAPEKPAAAKLHMETIHAARSTLYG, encoded by the coding sequence GTGCACGCCCGCCCGGGTCCCTGTTTCGTCGTCGCCGCCCTCGCCCTCGCCGGCTGCCTCGGCGCCCCCGACCTGCCGCTCGAAGCGGGCGCGGTCGACGCGGCGGGCGTCGCGCCCGTGTTCCCGACCCCCATCCGCGACGCGAAGGCCGTGACCGATCTCGCGGGTGGGCTCACGGTCGCGTGTGTGTCGTACTCGACGCGCGCCTGCTTCGACTATCCGATCAAGCTCGAGGGCCCCGGCGTCGTCGACGCGCGGCTCAGGTGGAGCGAGCCGGGCGCGCGCATGACCCTCCATCTTTTGGAGGGCGATCGGATCGTGACCGACGCGTTCATCGCGCGCGGAGCCCCGTCGACCAACCTGTCCCTCCGCTGGGGCCTCGACGCGCCGGGCGACTACACGCTGCGCGTCATGGCCTCCGTCGGCTATCGCCTCGAGGTGGACTTCGGGCCTCTCCCCCGTCCCGAAGGCCCCCCGAACGCGACGGCGCCCGCGGGCTTCGGGCCGCACGTCATCCTCGCGCTCACCGACACGGGCGTGAACCCCTACCACCGCGCCTTCTACCGCCCGCACCTCACGGCGCACCCGTGCACGTACATCCGCGACTTTTCGTGCGACATCCCCGCGCTCAACCTCACGGTCGGCGGCGACAACTGGAAGGAGGCCGTCGCGGCCGACGAGGCCGTCTGGAAGTCGATTGCGCGGGAGACCATCTACTGGATTCCGCAAACGGTGTTCGTCGCGGTCCGGTGTGACCGCGTGTACGAGTCGTCCTCCGCGTTCGGCTCGCTCTTCGGCGACGTGTGCCTCCTCGACGAGGGCGACGGCTGGTGGGCCGGCCACGGCACTGGCACGGTGAGCATCGCCGTCTGGGAAAATCCCGACGTCCTCGTCGCCTTCAACGAGGGCTACGACCCGACGGTCTTCGCGGCCTCGGGCATTCCCGTCGACGTCGTGAGCCACAGCTGGGGTTCGGGCACGCCCATGCCGTATCCGGCGGCGGCCCGGGAAACGCTCCCGTGCCGCGCGCAGCGCCACGCCCCCGTCTTCGTCAAGGCGGCCGGCAACGACGCGCGCGCCGTGCCGACCGATTGCCAGACGGGCGCCTCCCACGTCATCGCAGCCGGCGGCGGCTTCCCTTCGCCCCCGACGCATCACGTCCTCTCCGCGAACGTGGTGGACGTCGAGAGCTACATGATGCCTCCATGGGCCGCCCGCGATTCTGTCGCGAACGTCCACGCTCCGGGGTCCTGGGGAGGCACGAGCTTCGCGACGCCGACGATTGCCGGCGCACTGAGCAAGGTCATCCTCGAGGTCCGCCGCGCGAGCGGCTACGACGGCGGCCTGACCGCGGACGGCTACGTGGATCCCCGCCTGGGGATCAAGGCGGGCGACCTCCGCGACGCGATGAACCGCACCGCGACCTACACCCCGAAGGCCCGGCACGTCTGGATCGACCCCGCGAACCAGATCCCCGTCAACCCGGCCGCTCCGTGGCTCCAGTGGGGATGGGGCTTCTTCGACGGCGCCGTCGCCGAAGACGCGATCGCGCACCTGCTCAAGACGCGCGTCGCCCCTGAGAAGCCCGCGGCCGCGAAGCTCCACATGGAAACGATCCATGCGGCGCGCTCGACGCTCTACGGTTGA
- a CDS encoding DUF1330 domain-containing protein yields MPAYVVALIEAVTDPEAYRAYVARVEPTLAPFGGRFLARVPGPALLEGGPAPARAVILEFPSDAQARAWHASPGYKPVMDLRQRASKGTLLLLPGYVPSA; encoded by the coding sequence GTGCCCGCCTACGTCGTCGCGCTCATCGAGGCCGTCACGGATCCGGAAGCCTACCGGGCCTACGTCGCCCGGGTGGAGCCCACGCTCGCGCCGTTCGGCGGGCGGTTCCTCGCGCGCGTCCCCGGCCCCGCGCTCCTCGAAGGCGGCCCCGCGCCCGCGCGCGCCGTGATCCTGGAGTTCCCGAGCGACGCGCAGGCCCGCGCGTGGCACGCGTCGCCCGGCTACAAGCCCGTGATGGACCTCCGTCAGCGCGCCTCGAAAGGCACGCTCCTCCTGCTTCCGGGCTACGTTCCGTCCGCGTGA
- a CDS encoding DUF1801 domain-containing protein: MPVAKRKAPVKRATKKLAAKRAATKVKRPTATPKAAKPPFGRAGTAGKAEGDAPVAAYIAALSPEHRAIAEAVDAIIAREIPGVKRAVKWSMPFYGVEGRGWFAAFASFTKHRAVRFFQGAVMEPVPPEGGGKQGRSVNYATLADLDEGQLADWVRQAARLPGWGS, translated from the coding sequence ATGCCCGTCGCGAAGCGGAAGGCGCCCGTGAAGCGCGCAACGAAGAAGCTGGCCGCGAAGCGCGCAGCGACCAAGGTCAAGCGGCCCACCGCGACGCCGAAGGCCGCGAAGCCCCCGTTCGGCCGCGCGGGCACCGCGGGGAAGGCGGAAGGCGACGCGCCGGTCGCCGCGTACATCGCCGCGCTCTCGCCGGAGCACCGCGCCATCGCGGAGGCCGTCGACGCGATCATCGCGCGGGAAATCCCCGGCGTGAAGCGGGCCGTGAAGTGGAGCATGCCGTTTTACGGCGTCGAAGGCCGCGGCTGGTTCGCGGCCTTCGCGTCGTTCACGAAGCACCGCGCGGTGCGCTTCTTCCAGGGCGCCGTGATGGAACCGGTTCCCCCGGAAGGCGGCGGCAAGCAAGGCCGCAGCGTGAACTACGCGACGCTCGCGGACCTCGACGAGGGTCAGCTCGCGGACTGGGTCCGGCAGGCGGCGAGGCTCCCCGGCTGGGGCTCGTGA
- a CDS encoding NAD(P)-dependent oxidoreductase — protein MNVLVAGATGAIGRRLVPILLERGHDVSLLARDPAKGEALRKAGASVVAADALDRDSVVRAFEAARPEVVVNELTSLSGLASADGRRGIRDAYAANDRIRRVGYANVLEASRRVGVRRLVAQSSAFWYAPDGTDAPKSEEARWWTDLPDPVGAAVRTMAEAERALLASDRLEGVALRYGVLFGPGTAVAPDGGFATALRRRMLPIVGSGAALSPFVHVEDAAEATARFVEAGAPGAYNVAGEAARADAWMPALARAIGAPPPRRIPEWVAALAVGRGLAAWLAREQAAASGKAEGAVGWRAKRSWRDGFA, from the coding sequence ATGAATGTCCTTGTCGCGGGCGCAACCGGCGCGATCGGTCGGCGACTCGTCCCGATCCTCCTGGAACGCGGCCACGACGTGAGCCTCCTTGCGCGCGACCCCGCGAAGGGCGAGGCGCTCCGGAAGGCCGGAGCGAGCGTCGTCGCGGCGGACGCGCTCGACCGCGACTCGGTGGTCCGGGCCTTCGAGGCCGCCCGACCGGAGGTCGTGGTGAACGAGCTCACGAGCCTCTCGGGCCTCGCCTCTGCGGACGGTCGCCGCGGCATCCGGGACGCCTACGCGGCGAACGACCGCATCCGCCGCGTCGGCTACGCGAACGTCCTCGAGGCGAGCCGGCGCGTCGGCGTCCGCCGCCTCGTTGCGCAAAGCAGCGCCTTCTGGTACGCGCCCGACGGGACCGACGCGCCGAAAAGCGAGGAGGCGCGCTGGTGGACGGACCTCCCGGATCCGGTCGGCGCGGCGGTGCGGACGATGGCCGAGGCCGAGCGCGCGCTCCTGGCCTCGGACCGCCTCGAGGGGGTCGCGCTCCGGTATGGCGTCCTGTTCGGGCCCGGTACGGCCGTCGCGCCCGACGGCGGCTTCGCCACCGCGCTCCGCCGCCGGATGCTCCCGATCGTCGGGTCTGGCGCCGCGTTGAGCCCGTTCGTGCACGTCGAAGACGCCGCGGAAGCGACGGCGCGATTCGTCGAGGCGGGCGCGCCCGGCGCCTACAACGTCGCCGGCGAGGCCGCGCGCGCGGACGCGTGGATGCCGGCGCTTGCGCGCGCGATCGGCGCGCCGCCGCCGCGGCGCATCCCCGAATGGGTCGCGGCCCTCGCCGTGGGCCGCGGTCTTGCCGCGTGGCTCGCGCGCGAGCAGGCCGCCGCAAGCGGCAAGGCCGAGGGCGCGGTCGGGTGGCGCGCGAAGCGGTCGTGGCGCGACGGCTTCGCATGA
- a CDS encoding Lrp/AsnC family transcriptional regulator, which yields MDGLDIRILRAMGPVPYVAREIGVDAVRPAHLARILGVTAETVRDRIARMESSGVIAGYDVIPNLRHFGLEATAYLVRPPDESHRELIRAAVGHVEGLLEVTYFLGPEFCVDLSYQSAAQRDRRMRAIAEAAGDPRPVPFMGWMMPPVARKLTALDWRIIRALRGRAKRSLVDVSEELGVGYRTAKRHHDRMVEEGSLFVKPKLDPGAEPGLVPFALLVFFTPEADSETAARVRRELDDHFLFAQVPLSPQYGHLSAMVFANAVRHVEDLRQRCDRVPGVDRVQALVLSEIEARTDWVDDLIETMIKDTTPAF from the coding sequence GTGGACGGCCTCGACATCCGCATTCTCCGGGCGATGGGCCCCGTGCCCTACGTCGCCCGCGAAATCGGGGTCGACGCCGTGCGCCCGGCACACCTCGCGCGCATCCTCGGCGTCACCGCCGAGACGGTGCGCGACCGCATCGCGCGGATGGAATCGTCGGGCGTCATCGCGGGCTACGACGTCATCCCGAACCTCCGGCACTTCGGCCTCGAGGCGACCGCCTACCTCGTGCGGCCGCCGGACGAATCGCACCGTGAACTCATCCGGGCCGCGGTCGGCCACGTCGAGGGCCTCCTCGAGGTGACGTACTTCCTCGGACCCGAGTTTTGCGTGGACCTATCGTACCAATCGGCAGCGCAGCGCGATCGCCGGATGCGCGCCATCGCCGAAGCGGCGGGCGACCCCCGACCGGTTCCCTTCATGGGCTGGATGATGCCGCCCGTTGCGCGCAAGCTCACCGCGCTCGACTGGCGGATCATCCGCGCGTTGCGCGGCCGCGCGAAGCGCTCGCTCGTCGATGTCTCCGAAGAGCTCGGCGTCGGATATCGGACGGCGAAACGGCACCACGACCGCATGGTCGAGGAGGGGTCCCTTTTCGTGAAGCCGAAGCTCGACCCCGGCGCGGAGCCCGGTCTCGTGCCGTTCGCCCTCCTCGTCTTCTTCACGCCCGAGGCGGACAGCGAGACGGCCGCGCGCGTACGCCGCGAACTGGACGACCACTTCCTTTTCGCGCAGGTTCCCCTCTCCCCGCAGTACGGCCACCTGTCCGCGATGGTCTTCGCGAACGCGGTGCGCCACGTCGAGGACCTGCGCCAGCGCTGCGACCGCGTGCCCGGCGTGGACCGCGTGCAGGCGCTCGTCCTGTCCGAGATCGAGGCCCGGACCGACTGGGTCGATGACCTGATCGAGACCATGATCAAGGACACGACCCCCGCGTTTTGA
- a CDS encoding rhodanese-like domain-containing protein, which translates to MVQAAKAAIENLDPEQVAKEMERGAVVVDLREPAERRQNGAIPGAIHATRGMLEFHADPAAPYHIPALQPNKRTVLYCAAGGRSALGVRALKDLGYTNVAHLDGGFKAWAGAGKPVEEVKEP; encoded by the coding sequence ATGGTCCAGGCCGCGAAGGCCGCGATCGAGAACCTCGATCCCGAACAGGTCGCGAAGGAGATGGAGCGCGGCGCCGTCGTGGTCGACCTCCGCGAGCCCGCCGAGCGCAGGCAGAACGGCGCGATCCCGGGCGCGATCCACGCCACGCGCGGCATGCTCGAGTTCCACGCCGACCCCGCCGCGCCGTACCACATCCCGGCGCTGCAGCCGAACAAGCGCACGGTCCTCTACTGCGCCGCGGGTGGTCGCTCAGCCCTCGGCGTGCGCGCGCTCAAGGACCTCGGCTACACGAACGTCGCGCACCTCGACGGCGGCTTCAAGGCGTGGGCGGGCGCGGGGAAGCCGGTCGAAGAGGTCAAGGAGCCGTGA
- a CDS encoding SRPBCC domain-containing protein: protein MTTKKQVLKMERVFDCTLDEMWAAWTDPELFKRWITPFPGIDAEIHEMDVRVGGRLRFTMIDATGKRYPEEVGEYEVVRKPHEIVTFSANEGRGDVFEGEPQRMKGRFEAVGPSKTKVHFETDLPGDFPIEMAKGGFGSCFNKLETMLHTKRAGKA, encoded by the coding sequence ATGACGACGAAGAAGCAAGTCCTGAAGATGGAGCGCGTGTTCGACTGCACCCTCGACGAGATGTGGGCCGCGTGGACGGACCCGGAGCTGTTCAAGCGATGGATCACGCCGTTTCCCGGCATCGACGCGGAGATCCACGAGATGGACGTCCGCGTGGGCGGTCGGCTCCGATTCACGATGATCGACGCGACGGGCAAGCGCTACCCCGAGGAGGTCGGCGAGTACGAGGTCGTGCGGAAGCCCCACGAGATCGTCACGTTCTCGGCGAACGAGGGCCGCGGCGACGTGTTCGAGGGCGAGCCCCAGCGCATGAAGGGCCGCTTCGAAGCGGTCGGGCCCTCGAAGACGAAGGTCCACTTCGAGACCGATCTCCCCGGCGACTTCCCGATCGAGATGGCGAAGGGCGGCTTCGGGTCGTGCTTCAACAAGCTCGAAACGATGCTCCACACGAAGCGCGCGGGCAAGGCGTGA
- a CDS encoding metalloregulator ArsR/SmtB family transcription factor has protein sequence MVAQRILNLVVKRPADLDAIFAALAHPIRRSIIERLAEGECAVGDLAEPHDVSLPAISKHLRVLEEAGLLEQTPDGRVRRCALQAAPLSEAFSWLVRYRLLWEGRFDRLADVLERKRK, from the coding sequence ATGGTGGCCCAGCGCATACTGAACCTTGTGGTTAAGCGTCCCGCGGATCTCGATGCGATCTTCGCCGCCCTCGCCCACCCCATCCGGCGCTCCATCATCGAGCGTCTCGCGGAAGGGGAGTGCGCGGTGGGGGACCTCGCCGAGCCGCACGACGTGAGCCTCCCCGCCATCTCCAAGCACCTCCGGGTGCTCGAGGAGGCGGGCCTGCTCGAGCAGACGCCCGACGGCCGCGTGCGCCGATGCGCGCTCCAGGCGGCGCCGCTCAGCGAGGCGTTCTCGTGGCTCGTCCGGTACCGACTCCTCTGGGAGGGCCGGTTCGACCGCCTCGCGGACGTCCTCGAGCGCAAGCGGAAGTGA
- a CDS encoding aminotransferase class V-fold PLP-dependent enzyme, whose amino-acid sequence MPGKDRATETLDPEDWEVFSRAAHALLDELIAYQRDVRERPVWRPVPADVAKDLARPLPATGAPVEEVLDDVRRLILPYPLGNPHPRFWGWVMGNGTPDAVLADAIVATMNPNMGGADHVAHRVEQVALRWLREMLGWPADASGLFVSGGSLANLTGMAVARHAKAGWDVRAEGLAGHAPLAAYVSEEAHSSNERALEILGIGARHVRRIPADETFAMDMGALRAAIREDRARGLSPFLVVGTAGTTNTGAIDPLDAIADVARDEALWFHVDGAFGALAWLDPEFRPRLAGLSRADYLAFDLHKWGWLPFDCGVIFVKDAASHLASFTVHPPYLHHEPRGAAAQHGDVPWCGDLGIELSRSFRGLKAYVALRTHGTEKWGRIVARNVAQARRLAARVDATPGLELLAPATLNIVCFRVRPAGLSEKALDALNEEIVLRIQESGFAVPTGTRVRGRYAIRCSFTNHRTTDEDVDAFVETVKRTAQAIPVP is encoded by the coding sequence ATGCCCGGGAAGGACCGCGCGACGGAGACGCTCGACCCCGAGGATTGGGAGGTCTTCTCCCGAGCGGCGCACGCGCTGCTCGACGAGCTCATCGCCTACCAGCGCGACGTGCGCGAGCGGCCCGTCTGGCGTCCCGTCCCCGCGGACGTGGCGAAGGACCTCGCCCGGCCGCTTCCGGCGACGGGCGCGCCCGTCGAGGAGGTCCTCGACGACGTTCGTCGCTTGATCCTGCCTTACCCGCTCGGAAACCCCCACCCCCGGTTCTGGGGATGGGTCATGGGCAACGGAACCCCGGATGCCGTGCTCGCCGACGCGATCGTCGCGACGATGAACCCCAACATGGGCGGCGCGGACCACGTCGCGCACCGCGTCGAGCAGGTCGCGCTGCGGTGGCTCCGCGAGATGCTCGGCTGGCCCGCGGACGCGAGCGGCCTCTTCGTGAGCGGCGGGTCCCTCGCGAACCTCACCGGCATGGCGGTCGCGCGCCACGCGAAGGCTGGATGGGATGTCCGCGCGGAGGGGCTCGCCGGACACGCTCCGCTTGCGGCGTACGTCTCCGAGGAGGCGCACAGCTCCAACGAGCGCGCGCTCGAGATCCTGGGGATCGGCGCGCGCCACGTCCGCAGGATCCCCGCGGACGAGACCTTCGCCATGGATATGGGCGCGCTCCGGGCCGCGATCCGCGAGGACCGCGCGCGGGGGCTCTCGCCTTTCCTCGTCGTCGGTACGGCGGGCACGACGAACACGGGCGCGATCGACCCGCTGGACGCGATCGCGGACGTCGCGCGCGACGAGGCCCTCTGGTTCCACGTGGACGGCGCCTTCGGCGCGCTCGCGTGGCTCGATCCCGAATTCAGGCCCCGCCTCGCGGGGCTCTCGCGCGCGGACTACCTCGCCTTCGATCTCCACAAGTGGGGATGGCTTCCGTTCGACTGCGGCGTCATCTTCGTGAAGGACGCGGCGAGCCACCTCGCGTCGTTCACCGTTCATCCTCCCTACCTTCATCACGAGCCGCGCGGCGCCGCGGCGCAACACGGCGACGTTCCGTGGTGCGGCGACCTCGGCATCGAGCTTTCGCGGAGCTTCCGCGGCCTCAAGGCGTACGTGGCCTTGCGCACGCACGGAACGGAGAAGTGGGGGCGCATCGTCGCGCGCAACGTGGCGCAGGCGCGGCGCCTCGCGGCGCGCGTGGACGCGACGCCCGGCCTCGAACTCCTCGCGCCCGCGACGCTCAACATCGTCTGTTTCCGGGTCCGCCCGGCCGGCCTCAGCGAGAAAGCCCTGGATGCGCTCAACGAGGAGATCGTCCTGCGCATCCAGGAGTCGGGCTTCGCCGTGCCCACCGGGACCCGTGTGCGGGGACGCTACGCCATCCGGTGCAGCTTCACGAACCACCGCACGACCGACGAGGACGTGGATGCCTTCGTGGAGACCGTGAAGCGGACGGCGCAGGCGATCCCCGTGCCGTGA
- a CDS encoding YdhR family protein — MTAHNPTIVTVRFRVTFSRRELEESFMPDAPAIAELPGMRWKIWAFEESIREFQSVYLFENPASADRFARGDIIEGLRKDPNLSDVQVSTHAVLESLSRVTRAPVAR; from the coding sequence ATGACGGCCCACAATCCCACGATCGTCACGGTGCGTTTCCGGGTGACCTTCTCGCGGCGCGAACTTGAGGAATCCTTCATGCCGGATGCCCCTGCGATCGCGGAGCTTCCGGGCATGCGGTGGAAGATCTGGGCTTTCGAGGAGTCCATCCGCGAGTTCCAGAGCGTCTATCTCTTCGAGAATCCCGCGAGCGCCGACCGCTTCGCGCGTGGAGACATCATCGAGGGCCTCCGCAAGGATCCGAACCTGAGCGACGTGCAGGTCTCGACCCACGCGGTCCTCGAATCGCTGAGCCGGGTCACGCGGGCTCCCGTCGCGCGCTGA
- a CDS encoding AsnC family transcriptional regulator produces MDALDMRLLRAMGTTPFAYGARSLDAIKPARLAERVGTTRQTVEARLARLSELGVLQGYQVWPNLRHLGLTWEIHHWKVPDPARKASAYGSLPLADGIVAVFSFLGPDLCVAIQSRNPEDRARTLARVTEAVGGGRPATLWAREMPPVREPLTTLDWRILAALRHDARRPLEGVAREAGVSVRTVKRRVARMTAERAFDVTANVALERSPYPIPFAFLFHFTPEGGRATAAALLDLFDDRTIAAWVPWSASLGHYDMSLYARTPGEVEEMRDRALKVPGVAEVETLLYTGARVESDWLDRAMAERLGR; encoded by the coding sequence GTGGACGCGCTCGACATGCGTCTCTTGCGCGCGATGGGGACGACCCCCTTCGCCTACGGGGCGCGCTCGCTCGACGCCATCAAGCCCGCGCGGCTCGCCGAGCGTGTGGGAACGACGCGACAGACGGTCGAGGCGCGGCTCGCGCGCCTCTCGGAGCTGGGCGTCCTCCAGGGCTATCAGGTGTGGCCGAACCTTCGCCACCTCGGACTCACGTGGGAGATCCATCATTGGAAGGTTCCCGACCCCGCGCGGAAGGCTTCGGCGTACGGTTCGCTGCCGCTCGCCGACGGCATCGTGGCGGTGTTCTCCTTCCTCGGTCCGGACCTCTGCGTCGCGATCCAATCGAGGAATCCGGAGGACCGCGCCCGGACCCTCGCCCGCGTGACGGAGGCCGTCGGCGGCGGGCGTCCGGCCACGCTCTGGGCCCGCGAGATGCCACCGGTCCGGGAGCCCCTGACGACCCTCGATTGGCGCATCCTCGCGGCGCTGCGGCATGACGCGCGCCGACCTCTCGAGGGCGTCGCCCGCGAGGCGGGCGTGAGCGTGCGGACTGTGAAGCGTCGCGTGGCCCGCATGACGGCGGAGCGCGCCTTCGACGTCACGGCCAACGTCGCCCTCGAGCGATCACCCTATCCCATCCCCTTCGCCTTCCTGTTCCATTTCACGCCCGAGGGCGGGCGCGCGACCGCGGCCGCGCTCCTCGACCTCTTCGACGACCGGACGATCGCGGCCTGGGTCCCCTGGTCCGCCTCGCTCGGGCACTACGACATGAGCCTCTATGCCCGGACCCCCGGCGAAGTGGAGGAGATGCGTGACCGGGCCCTCAAGGTTCCCGGGGTCGCTGAGGTCGAGACCCTCCTTTACACCGGCGCGCGGGTGGAGAGCGACTGGCTCGACCGCGCGATGGCCGAGCGTCTCGGACGCTGA
- a CDS encoding AzlC family ABC transporter permease translates to MDRPFLAGVRAMLPVTFAMLPFAILLGVTAANLGWPWWRVLLQSVFIVAGAAQLAMVRLLDEGAPAIVVIATAALINLRFAMYGAALRPWFAGAPRRLRALVAYVLTDQAFAVGTRDMPALEAKDRWPFYLGSALTLPVMWFTVTTASAIVGARLPAAWPLEFAVPLTFLALLAPALRTRGAWIAAGAAGAIATAAAVLPYNVNLLLGALAGIGLGAAFEVKR, encoded by the coding sequence GTGGACCGCCCCTTCCTCGCCGGCGTGCGCGCGATGCTGCCGGTCACGTTCGCGATGCTCCCGTTCGCGATCCTCCTCGGCGTCACGGCCGCGAACCTCGGGTGGCCGTGGTGGCGGGTCCTGCTCCAGTCCGTCTTCATCGTCGCGGGCGCGGCGCAGCTCGCGATGGTGCGCCTCCTCGACGAGGGCGCGCCCGCGATCGTCGTCATCGCGACCGCCGCGCTCATCAACCTCCGCTTCGCGATGTACGGCGCCGCCCTGCGCCCGTGGTTCGCCGGCGCGCCGCGGCGCCTGCGCGCGCTTGTGGCCTACGTCCTCACGGACCAGGCCTTCGCCGTCGGCACGCGCGACATGCCCGCGCTCGAGGCGAAGGACCGCTGGCCGTTCTACCTCGGAAGCGCCCTCACGCTTCCCGTCATGTGGTTCACGGTCACGACCGCGAGCGCCATCGTCGGCGCGCGCCTCCCCGCCGCGTGGCCGCTCGAATTCGCGGTCCCCCTCACGTTCCTCGCGCTGCTTGCGCCCGCGCTCAGGACGCGCGGCGCCTGGATCGCCGCGGGCGCCGCGGGCGCGATTGCGACCGCGGCGGCCGTCCTCCCGTACAACGTGAACCTCCTCCTCGGCGCCCTCGCGGGCATCGGGCTCGGCGCCGCCTTCGAGGTGAAGCGGTGA
- a CDS encoding AzlD domain-containing protein, whose product MNEADFWIVLVGAAVATYAARAVFLVPDATKPPARFEPALRLVGPAVLAALAIPAILRAPGTGSLDLARVVSGAIAFGVAWRTKSVAWTIVAGFAALVAASAAWP is encoded by the coding sequence GTGAACGAGGCCGACTTCTGGATCGTGCTCGTCGGCGCGGCCGTCGCGACGTACGCCGCGCGCGCCGTCTTCCTCGTGCCCGACGCGACGAAGCCGCCCGCGCGCTTCGAGCCCGCGCTCCGGCTCGTCGGCCCCGCCGTGCTCGCGGCCCTCGCGATCCCCGCGATCCTCCGGGCGCCCGGGACCGGGTCCTTGGACCTCGCGCGCGTCGTCTCAGGGGCGATCGCTTTCGGCGTCGCCTGGCGGACCAAGAGCGTCGCGTGGACGATCGTGGCGGGCTTCGCGGCGCTCGTCGCGGCGAGCGCCGCTTGGCCTTGA